The following coding sequences are from one Polyodon spathula isolate WHYD16114869_AA chromosome 7, ASM1765450v1, whole genome shotgun sequence window:
- the LOC121317806 gene encoding uncharacterized protein LOC121317806: protein MEKTTLQLFELNQRTLAQWHNKRQKGQEQAVLLQGVQPPSASAVDPEPQPQPRPLLREAPTYAHLQYVFLSPPNAVGLAKQRNHPGAAVRTIAPALAPLVIPVPHAPALPSTSSAAAAAAAPPPPPRLVQRTTSWRHKKRAEEQEEGSKRKYERKRAENMCGLCGQRKRKEFGLSRFGNTSFCSASSGKTVAQWLAEMRAGKL, encoded by the exons ATGGAGAAGACCACCCTCCAGCTGTTCGAGTTGAACCAGCGCACCCTGGCTCAATG GCACAACAAACGCCAGAAGGGGCAGGAGCAGGCTGTCCTTCTCCAGGGGGTGCAGCCCCCTAGCGCCAGCGCAGTGGACCCGGAGCCTCAACCCCAGCCGCGCCCGCTGCTACGAGAGGCGCCGACGTACGCCCACCTGCAGTACGTCTTTTTGAGCCCTCCGAACGCCGTGGGTCTGGCGAAACAGAGGAACCACCCCGGGGCCGCTGTGCGGACCATCGCCCCAGCCCTGGCACCCTTGGTCATCCCTGTGCCGCATGCCCCGGCACTCCCTTCCACCTCTTCGgcggcggctgctgctgctgctcctcctcctcctcctcgtcttgTTCAAAGGACCACCAGCTGGCGCCACAAAAAGAGGgcagaggagcaggaggagggttCCAAGAGGAAGTATGAGCGGAAGAGAGCAGAGAACATGTGTGGTCTGTGCGGACAGCGAAAGCGGAAGGAGTTTGGGCTCAGCCGCTTTGGCAACACTTCCTTCTGCTCTGCTTCCTCGGGCAAAACTGTGGCACAGTGGCTGGCTGAAATGCGTGCCGGGAAACTTTAA